The DNA segment CCGCCGACGCGATGGATCCCGATGTGTCCGCCGCCTTCTACCGAGCGGTCCTGGAGTACGCGAACGGCAAGGACCTGCCCTCGCTGCTGGAGGCGCTCAACAGGGTTCAGCGGGAGATGCGGGACTCCCCGCCGCCCACTCCCCTCTGCGGCACCCCGAGCCACGCCTGACGCGCCCAACTCGCCCCCCCAGGAGCCCCCATGCCGGACGCAGTCCAGTTCACCCTCTCCGACGGCACCGTCGTCCTCGTCGCCCCGCCGGCTCGCGCGGGCACCGGCGCGGTGGGACTCGGGACACGTCTGGAGAGCGCGGCGACCTCCCTGCGGGACGCCCTGGCACCGGTCACCGCCGCCGCGTCCGACGTGATCGGCGGCTTCCGGTCCCTGGCCGAGCGGCCCGACGAGGTGGAGGTCACCTTCGGCGTCGTCCTGGACGCCAAGCTGGGCGCGGTCCTGTCGAGCGCCACGGCCGGCGCCCACCTCGACGTCACGCTGCGCTGGAACGGGAACGGGAACGGCACCGGCACCGGCACCGGCGCGGGCTCTAGCCCGGGCTCCGGCACGAACTCGGGTGCTGCCACACCGTCCTGACCTCGCGCCTGAAGAAGCGCCTGAAGAAATCGAGCGTCGCTTGTAACGTTCGGCCCGCCGCACGCACTGAGGGGTATGAGCCATGACGACCTGCGTGCGCTGTTCCTCAACTGCACGCTGAAGAAGAGCCCGGAGCGCAGCCACACCCAGGGCCTGATCGACCTCAGCTCGCGGATCATGGAGAAGCAGGGCGTCCGCGTGGAGCACCTGCGACCGATCGACCATGAGATCGCCACAGGGGTGTGGCCGGACATGACCGAGCACGGCTGGGAGCGCGACGCGTGGCCGTCGATCTACCAGCAGGTGATGGCGGCCGACATCCTCGTCATCGCTGGGCCCATCTGGCTGGGTGACAACAGTTCGGTCGCCAAGCTGGTCATCGAGCGCCTCTACGCCTGCTCGGGCCTGCTCAACGACGCCGGTCAGTACGCCTACTACGGGCGGGTCGGCGGCTGCCTGATCACCGGCAACGAGGACGGCGCCAAGCACTGCGCCATGAACGTCCTGTACAGCCTTCAGCACCTGGGATACGTGATCCCGCCGCAGGCGGACGCGGGCTGGATCGGGGAGGCCGGGCCGGGCCCCTCCTACCTCGATCCGGGCTCCGGCGGTCCCACCAACGACTTCACGAACCGGAACACCACGTTCATGACGTGGAACCTGCTGCATCTGGCCCGGCTGCTCAAGGACGCCGGTGGCGTTCCGGCGCACGGCAACCAGCGGTCGCAGTGGGACGCAGGGTGCCGGTTCGACTTCGAGAACCCGGAATACCGCTGACCCGGTAGGTCCGGCAGGTCCACAAGCCAGTGAGTCAGGACCTCAGTCCTCAGTACCTCAGTCCTCAGTACGTCAGTCCTCAGTACGTCAGTACCTGTACCTCAGCAACGAGGAGCCCGAAAATGACCGTCGAGTCCACCGAGATGACCGTCCCCACCTGCGCCTACCCGGGCTGCACCAACCCGCCCGAGCCGCACGCGCACGACGCGCAGGGCCCGGCGTCCCGCTACTGCGGGCACCCCGAGCACAACGCGCTCGGCGCGTTCCGGAAGTTCCGCGCCAAGCGGCAGCAGCGCAAGGAGGACAAGCGCGTGGCCGCCGAGGCCAAGAAGGCGGCCAAGGACGAGGCGACGGGCACCGGGGCACCGGTCGCCGGTCAGTCCTGGCCCGCCCCCTCCGGACATGCGCCCGGACTGGTCCCCGGCGCGGAGGTGGTGCCCCAGGACCACGGGCAGGCCCCCGTGGCCGATGCGTCCGAGCAGACGTCGGTGGACGTCATGACCAGTGAAATGGCGGCCATGGCGGCGATGCCGACGGCCGACGGCGACGATGCCGCTCAGTCGCGCGACGCCCTCGTCACGCTCATCAGCCGACTCGCCACCGAACTGCCCGCCTACATAGAGGAGTTGGCGATCATCACGGACTCGGCGGCAGCCGAGGCCCGGATCGAGACGGTCACCCGCGCCGCCGCGCAGCGCATCCTGGCTGCCGAGGAGCGCGCCACACTCGCCGAGGAGGCGGCCGACATGGCCGTCACCGCGCTCGACATCGCGCAGCAGAAGTTCGCTGACGAGACCGCCGCGATCCGCGAGGAGACGGCCCGCCAGGTGGCGGACGCCGAGTTCGTGCGGGCCGAGCTGGAGCGCTACCGCGAGCGCGTCGGCATGCTCGAGGTCCGCCTCGACGCCGTCCGTGACGAGGCCGACGAGCTGCGCCGCGATAGGGCCGCGCACTCCACCGCCCCCGAACACTCCACCGCCCCCGAGCAGCCGCGCCCCGCCGAGCACCAGTGCTGACCGGCCAAGGGCGCGGACAAGAACTGGGACAGGGACAGGGACAAGGGAAGACGATGCAGAAGAGCACACTCACGAAGTGGTCCGCCCGGATCGCGGCCGCCACCATGATCGCGGCGACCGCCGCCCTCGTCCCGGCGGCCACCGCCCAGGCAGGCACCCCCCACAAGTTCCGTCTCTGCAACTACGGCAGCGGCTACGACACCGTCGTGGAGTTCCCGAAGCACGGCGGCTACGCGTTCCGCGTGCTTGCCGGAAAGTGCCAGACCATCTCGCCCGTGCTCAAGGACCCCAACCAGGCGGTCAACCTCTACGCGGTCCAAGGGCAGTGGAAAGGTCCCCGCAGCTACGTCTTCGCCGGGTTCAGCTACGCCGACAGCCGGGGCATCGACATCACCACCAGGGGAACCTACGGCGCCGTCAACTGGAGTTGGCGCTAAGCAGAGTTCAGGGCCGGTTCGGGGCGGCATCCCCGGGCCGGCCCTGTGCGTGGGTCCCGTGTGCGGGCCCTGAAACACCAACCGGA comes from the Streptomyces sp. NBC_00443 genome and includes:
- a CDS encoding CU044_2847 family protein, translating into MPDAVQFTLSDGTVVLVAPPARAGTGAVGLGTRLESAATSLRDALAPVTAAASDVIGGFRSLAERPDEVEVTFGVVLDAKLGAVLSSATAGAHLDVTLRWNGNGNGTGTGTGAGSSPGSGTNSGAATPS
- a CDS encoding flavodoxin family protein: MSHDDLRALFLNCTLKKSPERSHTQGLIDLSSRIMEKQGVRVEHLRPIDHEIATGVWPDMTEHGWERDAWPSIYQQVMAADILVIAGPIWLGDNSSVAKLVIERLYACSGLLNDAGQYAYYGRVGGCLITGNEDGAKHCAMNVLYSLQHLGYVIPPQADAGWIGEAGPGPSYLDPGSGGPTNDFTNRNTTFMTWNLLHLARLLKDAGGVPAHGNQRSQWDAGCRFDFENPEYR